A genome region from Littorina saxatilis isolate snail1 linkage group LG16, US_GU_Lsax_2.0, whole genome shotgun sequence includes the following:
- the LOC138949980 gene encoding uncharacterized protein yields MAGVGLFPSLPRSKPQPTPKSPPPSKSPPTSKSPPTSKSPPPFKIPSAPSLTGTDSEAECQRDRPPHGDDKPASESGDSRVSARSDVTTEEPSPAQDALPQSPVADLGASPQEDTIEPVIDDDNTTASLPLSLKVSDAVTGRLSGGVALTLKSRKETIETVDHIERRMALPQATNNASPPRSPPPTPTDQRNQSLATPSSEGGHSAVDADAFPTPSAKPPSDIPLSSSDKDDSSVCDEASAAELDEEAAGVHKEERGSLSKKPTRLSPADRLSTMAVDRNARTVLLGDSVVRNIDLSKSVPTKDAARKVCIPGMTPEQLAAWAHSTEPVPKVEQVTFHVGINTCVHSSLAVTTDAWKDVVTSLRLAFPYVSLRASSIIPAR; encoded by the exons ATGGCTGGGGTG GGTCTATTCCCATCCCTGCCCCGCTCCAAACCCCAACCCACCCCTAAATCCCCACCTCCCTCCAAATCCCCACCCACCTCCAAATCCCCGCCCACCTCCAAATCCCCGCCCCCCTTCAAAATCCCATCAGCTCCCAGCCTTACAGGCACAGACAGCGAAGCAGAGTGCCAGAGGGACCGACCACCTCACGGGGACGACAAGCCAGCGTCAGAGTCAGGGGACTCCCGAGTTTCTGCGCGCTCAGACGTCACGACAGAGGAGCCTTCGCCCGCGCAAGACGCCTTGCCCCAGTCGCCGGTGGCTGACCTTGGGGCTTCCCCGCAGGAAGACACCATCGAACCCGTCATCGATGACGACAACACAACCGCCTCACTCCCTCTCA GTTTAAAAGTTTCAGACGCAGTCACCGGGCGTCTCTCCGGTGGTGTAGCTTT AACACTGAAGTCGAGGAAGGAGACGATTGAAACAGTGGATCACATTGAGAGGCGAATGGCCTTACCCCAAGCTACAAACAATGCTTCTCCTCCCCGCAGTCCACCCCCAACTCCCACTGATCAAAGGAACCAGTCACTCGCCACACCATCCAGCGAAGGCGGACACTCAGCGGTAGATGCAGACGCATTCCCAACCCCCTCAGCCAAACCCCCGTCTGATATACCTCTGTCCTCATCTGACAAAGACGATTCATCCGTCTGTGATGAGGCGTCTGCTGCAGAGTTAGATGAGGAAGCCGCCGGTGTCCACAAGGAAGAGCGAGGCAGTCTGTCCAAGAAACCAACCCGCCTCTCCCCTGCCGACAGACTTAGTACCATGGCGGTTGACAGAAACGCCAGAACCGTACTGCTAGGAGACTCGGTCGTCAGAAATATTGACCTAAGCAAATCCGTGCCCACGAAGGACGCTGCAAGGAAAGTGTGCATTCCAGGAATGACACCAGAACAGCTAGCAGCCTGGGCACACAGCACAGAGCCGGTGCCGAAGGTGGAACAGGTCACGTTTCACGTTGGCATCAACACCTGTGTTCATTCATCTCTGGCGGTAACGACTGACGCGTGGAAGGATGTCGTGACATCACTGAGACTGGCATTCCCCTACGTCAGTCTCCGTGCATCATCCATTATTCCCGCACGATGA
- the LOC138950984 gene encoding uncharacterized protein isoform X1, protein MFCSMTHMHQQLANYFLASGRGRPPNPPGLTNKVLLQLQRQSGKPSSVVHSWLEKLFPEVTFSVDRIGGVIDRTEKQFKEHLSGETGTTAFLQVVRDLDSEMRFPNFDIRG, encoded by the exons ATGTTCTGTTCG ATGACACACATGCACCAACAACTTGCTAACTATTTTCTTGCCTCTGGCCGTGGCAGACCTCCAAATCCACCGGGGCTGACAAACAAGGTTTTGCTGCAGTTACAGAGGCAAAGTGGCAAGCCCTCTTCAGTG GTCCACTCCTGGCTTGAGAAGCTCTTCCCAGAAGTTACCTTTTCTGTGGATCGGATTGGTGGTGTCATTGATCGCACGGAGAAGCAATTCAAGGAGCACCTCAGTGGGGAGACAGGAACAACAGCATTTCTTCAGGTTGTCAGAGATCTTGATTCAGAGATGAGATTCCCAAATTTTGACATAAGAGGGTAA
- the LOC138950984 gene encoding uncharacterized protein isoform X2 has protein sequence MFCSMTHMHQQLANYFLASGRGRPPNPPGLTNKVLLQLQRQSGKPSSVVHSWLEKLFPEVTFSVDRIGGVIDRTEKQFKEHLSGETGTTAFLQGSGRFRKTVLGINF, from the exons ATGTTCTGTTCG ATGACACACATGCACCAACAACTTGCTAACTATTTTCTTGCCTCTGGCCGTGGCAGACCTCCAAATCCACCGGGGCTGACAAACAAGGTTTTGCTGCAGTTACAGAGGCAAAGTGGCAAGCCCTCTTCAGTG GTCCACTCCTGGCTTGAGAAGCTCTTCCCAGAAGTTACCTTTTCTGTGGATCGGATTGGTGGTGTCATTGATCGCACGGAGAAGCAATTCAAGGAGCACCTCAGTGGGGAGACAGGAACAACAGCATTTCTTCAG ggaTCTGGACGATTTAGGAAAACGGTCCTGGGGATCAACTTTTGA
- the LOC138949979 gene encoding uncharacterized protein, with amino-acid sequence MPRTCAVTSCRNSETKLRKWGAEICERHHIAQRSCDCGWPYELRPFPAAKKEHVLREEWIKQMHRKDPASSYKRWEPNNESRVCSLHFIPGGTIPTLDLGHNRKQVKERSLPRRRCNSHNIFQHHTKKEKHVDLEPAATSQPNCDEPAGQTTATPPSSPDAPAGGSPVAQAPASPDATAAQAPAFPDATAAQAPASPDATAAQAPASPDATAAPDTQAASPNCDHNYAYSSVCFANCACKCCDEKDKVIVELKRKLFAVSAALEVLENELCSTQEKVLKNNHIPWTQFVKNNKAVRQNTGFPSKQLLDRVFTSLQSKARRMRYWQGAKRTQNL; translated from the exons ATGCCAAGAACATGTGCGGTTACTTCTTGCCGCAACAGCGAAACCAAGCTCAGGAAATGGGGAGCTGAAATTTGTGAAAGACACCACATTGCACAGAGGAGCTGTGACTGTGGCTGGCCATATGAACTTCGTCCCTTTCCAGCAGCAAAGAAAGAGCATGTCCTGCGTGAAGAATGGATCAAGCAG ATGCATCGGAAAGATCCAGCCAGCAGCTACAAGAGATGGGAACCCAACAACGAAAGTCGTGTGTGCTCCCTACACTTCATTCCAGGTGGTACCATCCCAACTTTGGACCTGGGTCATAACAGGAAGCAAGTGAAGGAGCGGAGCCTCCCTAGACGCCGGTGTAACTCACACAATATATTCCAGCATcacacaaagaaggaaaagcacGTTGATTTGGAGCCAGCTGCTACCTCTCAGCCTAACTGTGATGAACCAGCAGGACAAACAACTGCGACGCCTCCTTCATCTCCTGATGCACCCGCAGGTGGGTCTCCTGTTGCACAAGCGCCTGCATCTCCCGATGCTACAGCTGCACAAGCGCCTGCGTTTCCCGATGCTACAGCTGCACAAGCGCCTGCATCGCCCGATGCTACAGCTGCACAAGCGCCTGCATCTCCCGATGCTACAGCAGCTCCTGATACACAAGCAGCATCACCAAACTGTGATCACAACTATGCATACAGTTCAGTGTGTTTTGCAAATTGTGCATGTAAATGTTGTGATGAAAAAGACAAAGTGATTGTGGAACTAAAACGCAAACTTTTTGCAGTGAGTGCTGCCCTAGAAGTTTTAGAAAATGAATTGTGTAGTACTCAGGAGAAAGTTTTGAAGAACAATCACATTCCATGGACACAGTTTGTGAAAAATAACAAGGCCGTGAGGCAGAACACAGGTTTTCCATCAAAGCAGCTGTTAGACAGGGTTTTTACGAGCTTGCAGAGCAAGGCGCGACGCATGCGGTACTGGCAAGGGGCCAAGAGAACCCAG AATTTGTAA